The Microbacterium forte sequence ACCGTGTCGCTGAACGTGCGCGCGGCGTCGATGATCTCATCGAGCTGTCGGTGCGTGTCCCGGAAGTTGCGGCCGACGACGTTCCAGTGCGCCTGCTTGCCCTGCAGCGAGAGCTCGATCAGGTCGACGAGCACGAGCTGCAGATTGGCGGCGAGCGTCGTGGATGCCGTGAATCCCTTCTCGGCGTTCTGTCGTCTGGTCGTCTTCGCTCCGCGCTTGGATGCGGTGCCGGTCTTGGACGCGGTCTTCTCAGCCATGGAGTCCTCCTGAGGTTGGGAACTGCGAGGCTAGCTCCGCGGCGCGCCCGGATCGAGGGGGTTGACAGTCCCCCCGGTCTCATCAGATCGTGGCGCAGTGACGAAATCAGAGAGAGCACAGACGGACATCGACGAGAACGCATCGGACGTGGTGATCGGGCCCGTCTCAGAATCGGATGCGGGCGAGGTGCTCACCCTTCAAAGGGCGGCGTTCGTCTCGGAGGCGCAGATCTACGGCAGCGCCGACATGCCTCCGCTGACCCAGACCCTGCCCGAAGTCGAGGCCGAGCTGCGGTCGAGCAGGGGGCTGACAGCCCGCCAGAACGGCCGTCTGGTGGGAGTGATCCGATTCGTCGAAGCCGACGGAGTGCTGCTGATCGGCCGGATAGCGATAGCCCCCGACATGCAGGGCGAGGGCATCGGACGCACGCTGCTCGACGCGGCCGAGCGTTCGTCGACGGCCCGTGAAGCCGAGCTCTTCACCGGCAGCCTGAGCGAGGCGAACATACGTCTTTACAAGGCGTGCGGCTATGAAGAGGCGGAGCGGGTGCCCCAGGGCGACGGAACCGAGCAGGTGTTCCTGAGAAAACCTCTGCATCAGGTGGGAGACCCCTCCGAACCGGGCGCGTCGGGTTGAATCGCCCCAGGGGTGTGCGGAATCGTAGCCCGGACACGTCGCACCCGCGGCGTGACCGCAACCGGAAGGAGAGTCTCGTGCTCACCCTCACCGATAACGCCACCGCAATCGTGAACACCCTCGTCAGCCGTCAGACCGACGCCACCGACGCAGGCCTTCGCATCCATTCCACGCCTACTGCCGGCCCGGACGGGGGCGCACGCCTCGCGGTCCTCGTGACCCCGGACCCCGAGCCCGACGACCGGGTGGTCGAGGTCGCCGGCACCCGACTCTTCCTCGACGAGGCCGCTGCCGCAGCGCTCGATGAGAAGGTGCTCGACGCCGGTGTCGACGACGAAGGCTCTGTGTCCTTCGCGGTTCTCCCGCAGGTCGCCTGAACGACAGGATCACCGGATGCCGCGGCTCATCGAGCCGCGGCATCCGTGTCTGTGTGGGGCGGCCGCGCATCCGCCTCGCGTAGGTTAGGTGGGGACCCGCGATCGTCGCGGATTCAGAGAGATCGTTCACCCGCATGAAGCTGGCACTGCTCCGTCGCTACGTCGTCGTCGCCGAGACGCTGCACTTCCCCCGAGCCGCCAAGCAGCTGGGCATCCCCCTGGCATCGCTCTACACCTCTCTCGACAAGCTCGAGGACGAGGTGGGACACACCCTGATCAACCGCGAAGGGACACCGAGGCTGACGAGCGTCGGCGAGCTGTTCCTCGTCGAGGCTCAGGCGACTGTGGCCGCTGCTCCCCCGCCCGCGCCGAAGACGGTGGGCCCGGCCGGCGGCAAGGCCAAGGCGTCGAAGGGCAAAGGCCGTGCGCCCGTCGTGAAGGGGCAGCCGAAGCCCTACAAGAAGCGTCAGGGGCGCTGAGCCTCAGACCTCGCTCACCTGGCCGTTCTCGACGCTCCATCGACGGTTCGTCTGCACGGCCTCCAGCATCCGCCGGTCGTGCGTCACGAGCAGCAGCGTGCCCGCGTACGACTCGAGCGCCTGCTCGAGCTGCTCGATGGCCGGCAGATCGAGGTGGTTCGTGGGTTCGTCGAGCACCAGCAGGTTGACTCCGCGCGCCTGCAGCAGCGCCAGCGCCGCCCGGGTGCGCTCGCCCGGAGACAGGGCGCCGACGGGGCGGGTGACGTGGTCGGCTCTGAGGCCGAATTTGGCCAGCAGGGTGCGCACCTCCGCCGATGTCAGCTCGGGAACGAGAGCCTCGAACGCGTCCGCGAGCGCCGCGTCACCGGTGAGCAAGGATCGGGCCTGATCGATCTCGCCGATCTGCACGCTGCTCCCGAGACTCGCCGTCCCCTCGACCGGCTCCTGCCGCCCGAGAAGAGCTCGCAGCAGCGTCGACTTGCCGGCACCGTTCGGGCCGGTGATGCCGATGCGGTCGCCGGCATCGATCTGCAGCGAAAGCGGCCCCATGGTGAAGGTCCCCTGCCGGAACACCGCACCGCTGAGCGTGGACACCACACTGCTCGATCGAGGCGCCGAACCGATCGTGAACTCCAGCTGCCACTCCTTGCGGGGCTCCTCGACCTCGTCGAGGCGCGCGATCCGGCTCTCCATCTGACGCACCTTCTGCGCCTGCTTCTCGCTCGACTCGGCTGACGCCTTGCGCTTGATCTTGTCGTTGTCCGGCGACTTCCTCATCGCGTTGCGCACACCCTGGCTCGACCACTCGCGCTGGGTGCGGGCACGCGAGACGAGGTCGGCCTTCTTGTCGGCGAACTCGTCGTACTTCTCCCGCAGGTGCCGGCGCACGACGGCTCGTTCTTCGATGAAGGCGTCGTAGCCGCCGCCGTAGAGGCGATTCGATCCCTGTGCGAGATCGAGCTCGAGCACACGAGTCACGCTGCGCGCCAGGAACTCGCGGTCGTGGCTGACGAGCACGACACCGCCACGGAGTCCGCGGACGAACGACTCGAGTCGATCGAGCCCATCGAGGTCGAGATCGTTGGTCGGCTCGTCGAGGAACACGATGTCGAAGCGCGACAGCAGCAACGCCGCGAGCCCGACGCGAGCAGCCTGACCACCCGAGAGCCCCGTCATGAGCGCATCAGCCGCGACACCGCTGCCGCTCGGGAGCCCGAGGTCGGCGAGCACGGCAGGGATGCGTTCGTCGAGATCGGCCGCCCCGCTTGCGAGCCACCGGTCGAGCGCCTGAGAGTAGGTGTCGGCCGGGTCTGTGCCCGCCGGCGCGAGCGTCGGGTCTCCGAGCGCCGCCGCAGCCGCATCCATATCTCGCGTCGCCGCCGCGCACCCGGTGCGGCGCGCGATGTACTCCGCGACCGTCTCACCTTCCACTCGCTCGTGCTCCTGTGGCAGCCACCCGACGAACGCGTCGCTGGGTGCGAGCGAGATCGACCCTCCCATCGGCGCGTCCACGCCGGCGAGAAGGCGGAGAAGCGTTGATTTGCCCGCTCCGTTCGCCCCGACGACGCCGATCACGTCGCCAGGAGCGACCGTCAGATCGAGCCCCTCGAAGAGGATGCGGTGGCCGTAGCCGCCTGCCAGGTTCTGGGCGACGAGGGTGGCGGTCATCAGACCATCATCTCAGGCGGCGAGGGAATCTCAGACTCGGGTCGGGTCGTCAGAGAACGACCTGATCGTGCGTCGCGATCCCGAACTCCTGCTCCGGATACCGCAGTCCTGAGAAGTACATGTTGGTGTGTGCGACGATCTGCTCGCCCGAGATCGGCACGCCGTCCCATTCGGTGTCGACCGTGGTGTGCGCGTCGCTCACGAGCGTGACGTCGTACCCCTCGGCTGCTGCGCGCTGCGTGGTGGTGCGCACGCAGAAGTCGGACTGCGCGCCGGTGATCACCAGACGCGTCGCACCCAGCTCGTCGAGCGTCGCTCGCAGGGTCGTGTCTGCGAACGAGTCCCGGTAGTCCTTGCACACGAGGGGCTCGCCCTCGGCGCGATGCAGTGGAGCCGCCAGCTCCCATTCAGGCGTGCCCACGCCGACGGGGTCGTGATGCACCCAGACGACGGGCACTCCGGCTGCGCGAGCTCTGTCGACCAGGGCTGCGGCGCGGGAGAGCACGCCCTGTTCGTCGAAGCACCCGGGTGTCACTCCGGCCTGCAGATCGATCGCGAGGACGACGGTGCGGCCAGATGCTGCCATCGGAGTCAGTCCCAGTCCAGGTATTCCTCGATGATCACGCCGGTCTCGATCGGGTGGTGCATCGGGAACAGGTGGTCGCCCGCGATCGTCTTGATGCTCGACCGGTCAGGGATCGTCGCCTGCAGTGCTTCTGCGTTCGCTGCGGGGGTGTCGGTGTCTTCGGTCCCCTGCACGATGAGCACGGGGATCGCCGGTGCGACCGCGATGTCGACGTCCTCGACACCGAGCAGCAGCAGGCCGTTGGCCCGGTCGCTGTGCGCTGACACCAGCGCACGTGCGATCGTGCCGCCGAAGCCGTGACCGCCGACCCAGGTGTCTTCGATGCCCACGTGATCGATCACGGCGATGACGTCCTCGACGCGCTCGTCGAGCGTCGCCTCGGACTCCGACCGGTGCCCGATCCGCAGCACGTGGAAGCCCGCCTCCTCGGCGAGGTAGTGCGCGGCGACGCCCAGAACGTCGGCGGCGAGCCCCTGCTCCTGGATCAGAACCAGCTTCACGGGGCCGTCTCCCTCGTCCACGAAGGGGATGGCGCGGCCCTCTGGCTCGAAGATCTGGGTATCGGTCATGGGCGCGCGGCTCCTCGTTCGAGTGTCAGGGATCGACATCAAGCGTAGCCCGAGCAGGATGCGAAGATCGGCCCCGCGCGACGCCCCGCCGCCCAGGGGCATAGAGTCAGGGCAGGAGCTGACCCTGGTTCCCCGAAGATGGGAACCCGTTGTCCGACACGACACGCTCGTCCGCAGTTCGCACGTCACCCTCGACTTCGACCGCGACCCAGGGGCTTCTGACCCTCGGTGTGCTGGCGAACTCCTCGATGGAGAACGAGCGGCGCCTCCCCCTCCATCCCCGCCATCTCGACCGCATCGACGCAGACATTCGTGCTCGCATGATCGTCGAGCGCGGCTACGGCACCGACTTCCAGCTCGAGCCCGGCTACGTCGAAGCCCGCGTGGGACGCGTCGCCGATCGCGCCGAGGTGCTCGCCTCCGCCGACGTCCTGCTGCTGCCCAAACCGCAGCTCGCAGACGTCGCCGAGCTCGCCGAGGGGCGGATCCTCTGGGGCTGGCCGCACTGCGTGCAGGATGCGGCCCTCACGCAGACCGCGATCGACAGCCGCCTCACACTGATCGCGTTCGAGGCCATGAACCACTGGACCTCACAGGGCGACATGAGTCTGCACGTCTTCCACAAGAACAACGAGCTGGCCGGTTACTGCTCGGTCATCCATGCTCTGAGCCTCGTCGGTTCGACCGGCGACTACGGGCCGCGACTTCGCGCCGTCGTCATCGGTTTCGGCGCGACGGCACGAGGTGCAGTGACCGCACTGAACGCGCACGGAGTCCACGACATCGAAGTCCTCACGCAGCGCGGGGCAGCGGCGGTGGGCTCCCCCATCCACAACTCTCATCTCACCCAGCTCAACACCGACGACGGGCCCACGCACCTCAGCACAGTCGAGACGGAGGACGGCCCCGTGCTCCTCCCCGATTTCCTGGCGACGTACGACATCGTCGTCAACTGCACCCTGCAGGACGTCGCAGCGCCGTTGACGTATCTGCGAACCGAGGACCTCGACCGATTCGCATCGGGCAGCCTGATCATCGACGTCTCCTGCGACGAGGGCATGGGCTTCGAATGGGCCATCCCGACGTCGTTCGAGGAGCCGATGTTCACGGTGGGTCAGGGCGTGAACTACTACGCCGTCGATCACAGCCCGTCATACCTGTGGAATTCCGCCACGTGGGACATCAGCGAAGCGCTGCTGCCCTTCCTCCGCACCGTGCTCTCGGGTCCCGAAGCATGGGCTGAGAACTCGACGCTCACACGCGCGATCGAGATCCGCCAGGGAGTGATCCAGAACCCCAGCATCCTGAGCTTCCAGGGCCGAGACGCCACCTACCCGCACCCCCTCGTCGCGTAGCGAGGGTCCGAGCTTCGCAGACGGCGACGGCAGCCGCCGTCACCGGCCCGAGGCGAGATCAAGACCGTGCGCGTGGCCTTGCGCGACTACGCGTGCCAAGCACGCGCCACGGCCTCACCCCAGCCTCAGACGCCTTCTCACTCGGAGTGATCGCTGCGGTCTTCGAGGTCGGGTTCCGTCCGCAGCACATCGGCGATCTCCTCCTCCGGTCGCGGCGCGACGGTCTCGTCGAGTTCGAGTTCCGGGACCGACGGCTCGTCCGGGGCGGGTATGTGCACATTGTGATCAGACACGGCGAAGTCCTTCGGTCGGCAACACGGCTAGCGTACGCCGCTAGATGTGCCGTTTCAGCCCGACGTGGGCAGTCTGATATCCGAGTCGGGTATAGAAGGCGCGAGTCCGATCCCGTGCTTCGTCTGTGGTCACCTGCGCCAGTCGCGCGCCCCGCGCGCGACCGAATTCGTGTGCCCACTCGAGCATCGCCGTGCCCAAGCCCCGTGACCGCTCCCCCGGCGCAACCCGCAGTCCCTCGATCTGCAATCGGGTCGAACCACCGCGCGAGAGGCCGGGGATGACGGTGAGTTGCATCGTGGCGACCATGTGGTCGGCACTGTCGCGGACAACCCCCAGATAGTGGGAACTGTCGCGAGCGACCGCGCTGAAGGCGGCTTCATATCGCTCGAGCTCGACGCTCTCACGGTCCGAGCCGAATTGATCATCGAGCAGCAGTGCGGCGATGGCCTCGATGTCATCGCGGCTCGCACGCTCGAGCCGGAAGGTCCGGTCGGCGACCTGCAGTCGCCCACGGACAGAGGACCGCGCGTCCGCCTGCAGTCTGGCCACAAGCAGGTCGAGCCACCCGCCGACGTTGGCGCGAGCCTCAGCGGTATCGGGATAGCGGCATCGCAGGTGCAGGCCCGACTCATCGAGGATGAACCACAGCATGACGCCGTCGGTGTCGGTCGCCGCGCTGACATACTGGGCGTCGAGCGCGACGGAGTCGATTCGCACAGGCAGCCTGCGCAGGTCCAGCCATGAGATCGCGAACATCCCAGGCGCTACGGGCATGCCACCCCACGGAGCGAGTACGTCGGCGAGCGGCCACGCACCGAGTTGCACCGCCTCTTTCACCGCGGCCGCCGCCGCGCGCGGCTCGGCGACGTCCGACTCGAGGACGGAGTTGGTGATGAACCAGCCGACCGAGTCATGCCACGTGTCCTCGAAGCGGCTGTGCACGGGAAACACGGCTCGAAGCGGGGTGCCCGCCAACTCGCGCGTCACCGCGGTCATCGCGACCACCGCGCGTGCGAGGGTCGAGACGCCGTCGTCACGCGCCTGCACGGCAAAGGCTGCGGCGTCGTCGACGTCGAACACATCGCGCACTTCCACGCGCTCACGATGCGGCTCGGGCGTGCCGAGCGGCAACGGGAACTGCGGCATCACACCGCCGCTGTCCTCGATGATGGCTTTCCATCGCTGACGAACGTGGTCTGGCGCAGCATCCCGATCGAGCAATGCTTGCGTGTGTTCGACGAACGCCGGCGCCGCCCCCGGCATCGGTGTCGCGCCTGCCCTCTCGGCGTCGAGCGCAGACAGCAGGTCGCGCGCGATCACCAGCATCGACCACATGTCGACGTGCGCGTGGTCCGCCGCGATCACGACCGTGAGCCCCGCAGCGGTCTCCAACACGCACAGGCGATGCGAAGGATGCTGGTACGGCGAACATGCCGCGTCGAGGATGTCCCGCAAGGCATCGTTGACTGCCTGGCCGGGGGCGACCTGATGCTCGACCCAGCTTCCGGGGCCGATCTCGATCTCGTGAAGCACGGGATCGCCGTCAGCACCGGGCGCGAATGCCGATCGCAGCGTGCCGTGGCGAGCGACGACAGCCAGCCAGGCATCGGCGATCGACTCGCGTCGAGTCGCTGCAGGCAGCCGGAAGGACAGTGCCATCCAGGAGCCCGATCGGTCGCCTGCTCCGACATGGAGTCGCTGATCGAATGACACGGGGATGCGTCGCCCGAGCCCAGACGCGCTCACGTCATACCCCCAGAGCCGTCCGAACGGGAGGCGGAGGTGCGTGACGTTGGTCAGTCGCATGGGCAGTACCTTAGCGGCCCCAGATAACCTGAAACTCAACGACTGCCCGAGCCGACGCGGTGAGTCCCCGATCGAGGAGCCCGATGCCCACTTTCGAGGTGCCCGGAGCCGAGCTGGCTGTGTCCTTGAGCGATGAAGGCGGACACCCGGTGGTCCAGCTGCACGGTCTCACGTCGAGCCGTGCCCGCGATCGAGTGCTCAATCTCGATCTGGGTCGAGGGCTCAGCGGAACACGACTGCTGCGATACGACGCACGCGGCCATGGCAGGTCGACGGGGCGAAAGATCCCCGAGGACTACCGCTGGCACAACCTCGCCGAGGATCTTCTGCGATTGCTCGATCACTGGTTCCCGGGCGAACGCGTCCATGGAGTCGGCCCCTCCATGGGCGCCGCGACGCTCTTGCACGCCGCGTCGCTCGAGCCTGACCGCTTCACCGGGCTCACGCTCATGGTGCCGCCCACCGCGTGGGACACCAGACCCGATCAGGCCGCGAACTACCGAGCAGCGGCTGCGCTCATCGAGTCTGACGGTGTGGAAGCGTTCCACGCCGCCACGCGGGGATCAGTTCCGCCCCCGGCCACCGTCGGCGCCCCGGAGACATGGCCCGACGTCGCCGACGCTCTGTTGCCGTCGTTGCTGCGCGGCGCGGCCCTCAGCGACCTTCCTGCCCCTGAGGCCGTCGCGCAGATCGATGTGCCGACGACGATCTTGGCGTGGGTCGATGATCCAGGCCACCCGTTGTCGACCGCCGAATCCCTCGCCGCACTGCTCCCGAATGCAACTCTTGCGGTCGCTCGCACCCCGGGAGATGTCGAAGCGTGGCCCGAGGTCTTGCGTCAGGACGTCGAGCGTCGCGGCTAGACCGACTGTTCGCGCCGAGTGATACCTTCATGCGGTGAGGCCAGAGTTCCGGGATACCGCAAACGCGGCTTTCGTCGTGACCATCGTCGTGGACATGCCGATCACCAAGCTCCATGCGCTGGACGTCATCGCTTTCGCGTCGGACAGTGCCATCAGAGACGCACGCACCGCGTCCCCTCGGGTACCGCTTTCGCCCGACGCCTGGGCGGAGGTGCAGATACCACGCTTCGCCGATCCGCCGCCGATCGCCGTCGACGTCTGCTCCGATGCGAGCTTCGACGTCGCGCGCGCTGCCGCCGACCGCCTTGCGGAGGCATTGGTGCGGGTCGGCTGGACCGTGCGCGCTCTGCGTGGCGACGAGATCTGATTCGCGACCCGCGGCGTCGTACGAGCCGCCCTCAATCTCCTCAGCACTCGGGCCGGACCCCGCTCAGTTGTTGAAGCGGAACTCCACCACGTCGCCGTCCTGCATGACGTAGTCCTTGCCCTCGAGGCGGGCCTTGCCCTTGGATCGGGCTTCGACGACGGAGCCGGTCTCGACGAGGTCGTCGAACGAGACGATCTCGGCCTTGATGAAGCCCTTCTCGAAGTCGGTGTGGATGACGCCGGCAGCCTGCGGCGCCTTGGATCCCTTGGGGATCGTCCACGCGCGAGCCTCTTTGGGGCCAGCGGTGAGGTAGGTCTGCAGACCGAGGGTGTCGAAGCCGATGCGGGCGAGCTGGTCGAGACCGGACTCGTCCTGGCCGGTCGACGCGAGCAGCTCTGCGGCATCCTCGGGGTCGAGGTCGATCAGCTCGGACTCGATCTTCGCGTCGAGGAAGATCGCCTTCGCCGGAGCGACCAAAGCGGCGAGCTCCGCCTTGCGCGCATCGTTCGTGAGCACGCCCTCGTCGACGTTGAAGACGAAGATGACCGGCTTGGCCGTGAGAAGCCCGAGCTCGCGGATCGGGGTCAGATCGATGCCGGCGACAGACAGCAGCACACCGCGCTCGAGGGCGTCCTTGGCCGCGTGGGCGGTCTCGAGGACGACGGGCTCGATCTTCTTGCCGCGCACCTCCTTCTCGTACCGCGTGATCGCCTTGTCGACGGTCTCGAGGTCGGCGAGCATGAGCTCGGCGTTGATGGTCTCCATGTCGGATGCCGGGTTGACCGCGCCGTCGACGTGCACGACATCGTCATCTGCGAAACCGCGCACGACCTGGGCGATCGCATCGGCCTCGCGGATGTTCGCGAGGAACTTGTTGCCGAGCCCCTCGCCCTCGCTGGCACCGCGCACGATACCGGCGATGTCGACGAACGACACCGCTGCGGGCAGGATGCGCTCGCTGCCGAAGATCTCGGCGAGCTTGTCGAGACGCGGATCGGGAAGATTCACCACCCCGACGTTCGGCTCGATCGTCGCGAACGGGTAGTTCGCCGCGAGCACGTCGTTCTTGGTGAGAGCGTTGAAAAGGGTGGACTTGCCGACATTGGGCAGGCCGACGATTCCGATAGTGAGAGCCACGGGGGTCGAGTCTACCTGGCGCAGATGCGCAGCCCCTCCGGGATGCCGGTCAGGCGCGCACGGCGCGGAACGCGTGCGTCACGTAGGGGAGGTCGATCGTCGAGTCGCCCTCGAGCCCCAGCTCGTCGAACAGGTCGTCCATCTGTCGCGTGATCTCCGCGCGTTCGTCGGCGGGAGCGGTGATGAGGTAGCTGCGTGAGAGCGCCATCTGGTGCAACTTCGTCCTGCTCATCGCGCGCGTCCACTCCCACTGCTGCTTCTCGACGTGCGTGAAGGGCGCCTCGATGCGCGGACCATCGGACCCGGGGCCGTTGACCATGTTCTCGGCCGGGCTGCTGTGCATGATGTCCGTCAGGCGACGAACCCACTCCACGCGCTCGTCGCGGATGTTCCAGATCAACCCGAGGACTCCCCCGGTGCGGACGACTCGTCCGAGCTCGGCAGACGCGGCTGCCGGCTGCACCCAGTGCCACGCCTGACCGAGCACGACGGCGTCGAGGCTCGCGTCGGGCAACGGCATCCGCTCGGCGGTCCCCTGGAACGTGGGAACACCGGGAACGCTCAGACGCAGGGTCTCGAGCATGGTGGCGTCCGGGTCGACGGCCACGACCTCGGCGTCCGGCGCCTGAGCGAGCACGCGAGTGAGCTTGCCCGTTCCCGCGCCGACATCGGCGATGCGACGAGAACCGTGCGGCATCGGGTCGAGCATCCACGCGACCGCTTCGAAGGGATAGTCGGGTCTCCCGGCCTCGTAGTTCGCGGCTTCGGCACCGAAGGATGTCGCTCGCTCGGTACTCATGTCGCCAGCCTACGGCGAGTCATCCGGGAGCGTCTCGGATGCCGGGAGAGAGTGGGGATGTGCCACTGGACTTCACCGCTATCGACTTCGAGACGGCGAATTCCAGCCCCGCCTCCGCCTGCTCCGTCGGCCTCGTGCGTGTGCGCGATGGCCGGATCGTCGCGACGGCCGGATGGCTGATCCGCCCGCCCGCCGGGCACGACGAGTTCCAGGAGTGGAACACGAAGATCCACGGCATCCGGGCGCACGATGTGCGGGACGCCGCGAGCTGGGCGGATCAGTTCGACCGCCTGTGCGCCTTCGCAGGTGCAGATGTGCTCGTGGCGCACAACGCGGGCTTCGACCTCAATGTGCTCCGCCGCGCGTCAGAGGCCACGGGTGGCGATTGCCCGCCGTATCGCTCGCTGTGCAGCCTGCAGGTGGCGCGCAAGACCTACGAGCTCGAGTCGTACCGTCTTCCGAAGGCCGCCGAGGCCGCCGGTTTCACCGGATTCTCGCACCATGACGCGCTCGCTGACGCGCTCGCCTGCGCGCACATCATCATCGATGCCGCCCGCCGGCACGGCGCGTCCGACGTCTTCTCCCTGGCCGATGCGCTCGCGCTGCGTGTGACCGATCCGGTCATCGCCACTCCGGAGCGCGCGGTCGCCTGAGTCGCACCGGACGAATGTCCGTGGCCGAGCGCATCATGGAGCACATGGATGCTCTCACGCTCGTTCTCCTCCTGGCCGCGCTCGTGGCCGGCGTCGCAGTGGGCTGGTTCCTCCACGGCTCGCGCGGTGCGGCGGATCTCGCCCGCATCGAGGCGGAACTCGCCGCCGCCCGAGACGATCGCGACCGGCAGTACGACCTGTATCGGGATGCCGTCGAGCACGCGCGACTCGAGCAGCGCGCCGAGGCGCAGCGTGTGCAACAGCAGAATGCGGTGCTCACGGCGCTCGCCCCCGTTCGCGAGAGCCTGCAGCAGATGCAGCAGAAGGTCTCGGCCATCGAGCAGGAGAGGCATGCGCAGTTCGGTTCCCTCGCGGAGCAGCTCAGGCGCGCGCAGGAGTCCGACGAGGCGCTGCGATCGACCACCGAATCGCTCGCCGGGGCGCTGCGGTCGACAGCCACGCGCGGCGTCTGGGGCGAGACCCAGCTGCGCCGCGTCGTCGAGGCCGCAGGGCTGATCCGTCACGTCGACTTCGACCTGCAGTCGACGATCTCGTCAGACCGCGGCCAGGGCCGCCCCGACATGGTGATCCGCCTGGCCGGCGGCACGTCGATCGCGGTCGACGCGAAGGTGCCGCTCGACGCCTATCTCGAGGCCTCGGCGCTGCCGATCGGCGACGCGCACGAGGCCCAGCGACGCGCGCACATGCAGAAGCATGTGAAGGCGGTGCGCGCCCACATCGACGCACTCGCGAAGAAGGCCTACTGGTCGGGTCTCGACGCGAGCCCCGAGTTCGTCATCTGCTTCCTCCCGAGCGAGTCGCTCCTCGCGGCGGCCATCGACGAAGACCCGACGCTGCTGGACTACGCCTTCAGCAAGCGGGTGGCGCTCGCATCGCCCGTGAACCTGTGGGCGGTGCTCAAGACCGTCGCCTACAGCTGGACGCAGCAG is a genomic window containing:
- a CDS encoding Fe-S cluster assembly protein HesB, with the translated sequence MLTLTDNATAIVNTLVSRQTDATDAGLRIHSTPTAGPDGGARLAVLVTPDPEPDDRVVEVAGTRLFLDEAAAAALDEKVLDAGVDDEGSVSFAVLPQVA
- a CDS encoding alpha/beta fold hydrolase — encoded protein: MTDTQIFEPEGRAIPFVDEGDGPVKLVLIQEQGLAADVLGVAAHYLAEEAGFHVLRIGHRSESEATLDERVEDVIAVIDHVGIEDTWVGGHGFGGTIARALVSAHSDRANGLLLLGVEDVDIAVAPAIPVLIVQGTEDTDTPAANAEALQATIPDRSSIKTIAGDHLFPMHHPIETGVIIEEYLDWD
- a CDS encoding isochorismatase family protein; this translates as MAASGRTVVLAIDLQAGVTPGCFDEQGVLSRAAALVDRARAAGVPVVWVHHDPVGVGTPEWELAAPLHRAEGEPLVCKDYRDSFADTTLRATLDELGATRLVITGAQSDFCVRTTTQRAAAEGYDVTLVSDAHTTVDTEWDGVPISGEQIVAHTNMYFSGLRYPEQEFGIATHDQVVL
- a CDS encoding ABC-F family ATP-binding cassette domain-containing protein, which produces MTATLVAQNLAGGYGHRILFEGLDLTVAPGDVIGVVGANGAGKSTLLRLLAGVDAPMGGSISLAPSDAFVGWLPQEHERVEGETVAEYIARRTGCAAATRDMDAAAAALGDPTLAPAGTDPADTYSQALDRWLASGAADLDERIPAVLADLGLPSGSGVAADALMTGLSGGQAARVGLAALLLSRFDIVFLDEPTNDLDLDGLDRLESFVRGLRGGVVLVSHDREFLARSVTRVLELDLAQGSNRLYGGGYDAFIEERAVVRRHLREKYDEFADKKADLVSRARTQREWSSQGVRNAMRKSPDNDKIKRKASAESSEKQAQKVRQMESRIARLDEVEEPRKEWQLEFTIGSAPRSSSVVSTLSGAVFRQGTFTMGPLSLQIDAGDRIGITGPNGAGKSTLLRALLGRQEPVEGTASLGSSVQIGEIDQARSLLTGDAALADAFEALVPELTSAEVRTLLAKFGLRADHVTRPVGALSPGERTRAALALLQARGVNLLVLDEPTNHLDLPAIEQLEQALESYAGTLLLVTHDRRMLEAVQTNRRWSVENGQVSEV
- a CDS encoding GNAT family N-acetyltransferase yields the protein MRLTNVTHLRLPFGRLWGYDVSASGLGRRIPVSFDQRLHVGAGDRSGSWMALSFRLPAATRRESIADAWLAVVARHGTLRSAFAPGADGDPVLHEIEIGPGSWVEHQVAPGQAVNDALRDILDAACSPYQHPSHRLCVLETAAGLTVVIAADHAHVDMWSMLVIARDLLSALDAERAGATPMPGAAPAFVEHTQALLDRDAAPDHVRQRWKAIIEDSGGVMPQFPLPLGTPEPHRERVEVRDVFDVDDAAAFAVQARDDGVSTLARAVVAMTAVTRELAGTPLRAVFPVHSRFEDTWHDSVGWFITNSVLESDVAEPRAAAAAVKEAVQLGAWPLADVLAPWGGMPVAPGMFAISWLDLRRLPVRIDSVALDAQYVSAATDTDGVMLWFILDESGLHLRCRYPDTAEARANVGGWLDLLVARLQADARSSVRGRLQVADRTFRLERASRDDIEAIAALLLDDQFGSDRESVELERYEAAFSAVARDSSHYLGVVRDSADHMVATMQLTVIPGLSRGGSTRLQIEGLRVAPGERSRGLGTAMLEWAHEFGRARGARLAQVTTDEARDRTRAFYTRLGYQTAHVGLKRHI
- a CDS encoding N(5)-(carboxyethyl)ornithine synthase translates to MENERRLPLHPRHLDRIDADIRARMIVERGYGTDFQLEPGYVEARVGRVADRAEVLASADVLLLPKPQLADVAELAEGRILWGWPHCVQDAALTQTAIDSRLTLIAFEAMNHWTSQGDMSLHVFHKNNELAGYCSVIHALSLVGSTGDYGPRLRAVVIGFGATARGAVTALNAHGVHDIEVLTQRGAAAVGSPIHNSHLTQLNTDDGPTHLSTVETEDGPVLLPDFLATYDIVVNCTLQDVAAPLTYLRTEDLDRFASGSLIIDVSCDEGMGFEWAIPTSFEEPMFTVGQGVNYYAVDHSPSYLWNSATWDISEALLPFLRTVLSGPEAWAENSTLTRAIEIRQGVIQNPSILSFQGRDATYPHPLVA
- a CDS encoding GNAT family N-acetyltransferase codes for the protein MTKSERAQTDIDENASDVVIGPVSESDAGEVLTLQRAAFVSEAQIYGSADMPPLTQTLPEVEAELRSSRGLTARQNGRLVGVIRFVEADGVLLIGRIAIAPDMQGEGIGRTLLDAAERSSTAREAELFTGSLSEANIRLYKACGYEEAERVPQGDGTEQVFLRKPLHQVGDPSEPGASG
- a CDS encoding LysR family transcriptional regulator, whose product is MKLALLRRYVVVAETLHFPRAAKQLGIPLASLYTSLDKLEDEVGHTLINREGTPRLTSVGELFLVEAQATVAAAPPPAPKTVGPAGGKAKASKGKGRAPVVKGQPKPYKKRQGR
- a CDS encoding alpha/beta fold hydrolase, producing the protein MPTFEVPGAELAVSLSDEGGHPVVQLHGLTSSRARDRVLNLDLGRGLSGTRLLRYDARGHGRSTGRKIPEDYRWHNLAEDLLRLLDHWFPGERVHGVGPSMGAATLLHAASLEPDRFTGLTLMVPPTAWDTRPDQAANYRAAAALIESDGVEAFHAATRGSVPPPATVGAPETWPDVADALLPSLLRGAALSDLPAPEAVAQIDVPTTILAWVDDPGHPLSTAESLAALLPNATLAVARTPGDVEAWPEVLRQDVERRG